In a genomic window of Zingiber officinale cultivar Zhangliang chromosome 9B, Zo_v1.1, whole genome shotgun sequence:
- the LOC122025223 gene encoding B3 domain-containing protein Os06g0107800-like: MESDTNCRELMFEKVVTPSDVGKLNRLVIPKQQAERHFPAPASAGSETTKGVLLSFEDARTGRAWRFRYSYWGSSQSYVITKGWSRFVKDKNLLAGDTVSFARNHQLFFIDCRRQKRTNNVNCYVNCCDNYRPLIRAFSFSFPPLQPLPWSYLRLPPLPPAAGQVQGINSVGHFCEQVAGGSGRAKRVRLFGVNLDCCSESAGIKETTPAGLRLPAASMIRDKSPQL, encoded by the coding sequence ATGGAGAGCGATACTAACTGCAGGGAGTTGATGTTCGAGAAGGTGGTGACGCCGAGCGACGTCGGGAAGCTGAACCGGCTGGTGATCCCAAAGCAGCAGGCAGAGAGGCATTTCCCGGCGCCGGCATCGGCTGGTTCCGAGACCACTAAGGGGGTGTTGCTGAGCTTCGAGGACGCTCGTACCGGTCGCGCCTGGCGCTTCCGCTACTCCTACTGGGGCAGCAGCCAGAGCTACGTCATCACCAAAGGATGGAGCCGCTTCGTCAAGGACAAAAACCTCCTCGCCGGAGACACCGTCTCCTTCGCGCGCAACCACCAACTCTTCTTCATCGACTGCAGGCGCCAGAAGCGCACGAATAATGTTAATTGCTATGTCAATTGTTGCGACAATTACAGGCCGCTCATCAgagctttctctttctctttccctCCCCTTCAGCCGCTCCCGTGGAGCTACTTACGACTGCCGCCGCTGCCACCGGCGGCAGGGCAAGTGCAGGGGATCAATTCTGTCGGGCATTTCTGCGAACAGGTGGCTGGCGGCAGCGGCCGAGCGAAACGAGTCAGGCTCTTCGGAGTCAACTTGGACTGCTGTTCTGAATCAGCCGGCATTAAGGAGACGACTCCGGCGGGATTGCGGTTGCCGGCGGCGTCAATGATTAGGGATAAAAGTCCTCAACTTTAG